The following are from one region of the Fusarium verticillioides 7600 chromosome 1, whole genome shotgun sequence genome:
- a CDS encoding ubiquitin-conjugating enzyme E2 C — protein sequence MDYNMEDSQNSAPGSVQAAKLNSGHKGPDSQSTTKRLQTELMQLMTSPAPGVSAFPGADGNLLAWTATIEGPDDTPYAGLTFKLSFAFPSNYPYAAPTVLFKTPIYHPNVDFSGRICLDILKDKWTAAYNIQTVLLSLQSLLGEPNNASPLNGEAAELWDKDTEEFQKKVLARHRDVEDE from the exons ATGGATTACAACATGGAGGATAGCCAGAACTCAGCTCCCGGCAGTGTCCAGgccgccaagctcaactctgGTCACAAGGGCCCTGACTCTCAGAGTACCACCAAGAG GCTGCAGACCGAGCTGATGCAACTCATGACGTCGCCTGCTCCCGGCGTCTCTGCCTTTCCCGGTGCGGATGGAAACCTCCTCGCTTGGACTGCCACCATCGAGGGTCCCGACGATACTCCCTACGCTGGCTTgaccttcaagctcagcttTGCATTCCCCTCAAACTACCCTTATGCCGCTCCTACGGTGCTCTTCAAGACACCCATCTACCATCCTAATGTCGACTTCTCCGGCCGCATCTGCTTGGAcattctcaaggacaagTGGACCGCTGCTTACAACATTCAAACTGTTCTGCTGAGCCTTCAAAGCTTGCTTGGCGAGCCCAACAA TGCTTCACCCCTCAACGGTGAGGCTGCCGAGCTTTGGGACAAGGATACCGAggagttccagaagaaggttcTGGCACGCCACAGGGATGTTGAGGACGAGTAA
- a CDS encoding 50S ribosomal protein L31e: MSSKKPSGKTQRSAIADVVAREYTIHMHKRLHGVTFKKRAPRAIKEIKAFATKSMGTSDVRIDPQLNKKVWEQGIKGVDYRLRVRISRRRNDEEGAKEKLYSYVQAVNVKNPKGLATVVVEE; this comes from the exons ATGTCGTCCAAGAAGCCCTCCGGCAAGACTCAGCGCTCCGCCATCGCGGATGTCGTCGCCCGCGAGTACACCATCCACATGCACAAGCGA CTCCATGGTGtcaccttcaagaagagggcTCCCCGTGCTATtaaggagatcaaggccttTGCCACCAAGTCCATG GGTACCTCCGATGTCCGCATCGACccccagctcaacaagaaggtcTGGGAGCAGGGTATCAAGGGTGTTGACTACCGACTCCGAGTGCGAATTTCCCGACGACGAAACGACGAGGAGGgtgccaaggagaagctgtaCAGCTACGTCCAGGCTGTGAACGTCAAGAACCCTAAGGGTCTTGCCACAGTCGTTGTTGAGgaataa